A stretch of the uncultured Trichococcus sp. genome encodes the following:
- the rpsF gene encoding 30S ribosomal protein S6 produces the protein MSNYEINYIIRPNIEEEAKAELIARFDSILTDNGAEVIESKDWAKRRLAYEIKDFREGIYHIVKISASDAKAIDEFDRLAKINSDIIRHIVVKEETK, from the coding sequence ATGAGCAATTACGAAATCAACTACATTATCCGTCCTAACATCGAAGAAGAAGCTAAAGCAGAGTTAATCGCACGTTTCGATTCTATTTTAACAGATAATGGCGCTGAAGTTATTGAATCAAAAGACTGGGCGAAACGCCGTTTAGCTTATGAAATCAAAGATTTTCGTGAAGGTATCTACCATATCGTGAAAATTTCTGCTTCAGATGCTAAAGCAATCGACGAATTCGACCGTCTAGCAAAGATCAATAGCGATATCATTCGCCACATCGTTGTTAAAGAAGAAACTAAGTAA
- the ssb gene encoding single-stranded DNA-binding protein, translating into MINNVVLVGRLTKDVDLRYTSSGTAVGTFALAVNRQFTNQAGEREADFINCVIWRKSAENFANFTRKGSLVGITGRIQTRNYENQQGQRVYVTEVVADNFTLLESKTTTEQRPRETGAGSSNQAAPSANFGSSKSFESNQNQGQYNNQYSSPKQNGFSDFNSTADPFSSNGESIDISDDDLPF; encoded by the coding sequence ATGATTAATAATGTTGTCTTAGTCGGCAGACTTACAAAAGATGTTGATTTACGCTATACATCCAGCGGCACAGCGGTCGGAACCTTCGCTCTTGCAGTAAACAGACAGTTTACGAACCAAGCAGGAGAAAGAGAAGCTGACTTCATCAATTGTGTCATCTGGAGAAAATCTGCAGAGAATTTCGCGAATTTCACTCGTAAAGGCTCTTTAGTCGGTATCACTGGCCGAATCCAAACAAGAAATTATGAAAATCAACAAGGACAGCGCGTATACGTGACTGAAGTCGTTGCAGATAATTTCACATTGTTGGAATCGAAAACAACTACCGAGCAAAGACCGAGAGAGACTGGCGCAGGTTCTTCAAATCAAGCAGCTCCGAGTGCAAACTTCGGATCAAGCAAATCTTTTGAATCTAACCAAAACCAAGGACAGTATAATAATCAATACTCTTCTCCGAAACAAAACGGTTTTTCTGATTTTAACTCAACTGCTGATCCGTTTTCATCAAACGGAGAATCAATTGACATTTCAGATGATGATTTACCGTTCTAG
- the rpsR gene encoding 30S ribosomal protein S18, producing MAFQRNSRGGRKRKKVCYFCANHIDHVDYKETDLLKRYISEKGKILPRRVTGTCAKHQRTLTVSIKRSRIMALMPFTLAE from the coding sequence ATGGCATTTCAACGTAACAGCAGAGGCGGACGCAAACGTAAAAAAGTTTGTTACTTCTGTGCTAACCACATTGATCATGTAGATTACAAAGAGACTGATTTATTGAAACGTTATATATCTGAAAAAGGTAAAATTTTACCTCGTCGTGTAACAGGTACATGCGCTAAACATCAAAGAACTTTGACTGTATCTATCAAACGTTCTCGTATCATGGCTCTTATGCCATTTACATTAGCAGAATAA
- a CDS encoding DHH family phosphoesterase, with product MKIKEKLKILPHFIKADKIKVPFLIIMFLLLVIVVLTFIADWKIGIGITLLWVGIVGFISYSSEYLIDETNQYISDLSYRIKKGEQEALIKMPIGILLYNKQEEIQWMNPYLIKYFGKKDTLGRKLNVVDEELYQLFKESQDYVIRRVKWGNHYFDMIIQEDIGVIYLMDITEYAKIEEKYKDEKFVFGNIIVDNYDEAVQSMNDRKRSNVNNYLTNQLTNWANMNNVFLKRVDDDRFIALTNMRALNKIEENNFDIINQIRERTYKQNFPLTLSMGFSYEKSFEQTNFKEVAKMAQSNIDLALARGGDQVVVRAESEDARFYGGKTNPMEKRTRIRARMISQALEELIVHADKVIIMGHSYPDMDVIGSCLGIRRISQMNNREAWIVLDPQQFSNDVNRIMQEIDKDPLIAKRIISPDQAMALVTPQTLIVMVDVHRPSMTPAPGLLNLSKKIVVLDHHRRGQEFPKDSVLVYMEPYASSTSELIAELFEYQSNEMDAINKIEATAMLAGIIVDTRNFSLRTGSRTFDAASYLQSNGADTVLIQKSLKEDLDTYLLRSHLLQTMEFVNGNLAIVHGEDDKVYDTVVAAQTADTMLSMEAVDASFVVTKRQDGRVGISARSLGQYNVQTVMEKLGGGGHLSNAATQIENTTVHEVVERLKAVINPEKIKEGE from the coding sequence ATGAAAATAAAGGAAAAGTTAAAAATTCTTCCTCACTTCATAAAGGCTGACAAGATTAAGGTTCCTTTCCTGATTATCATGTTCTTATTGCTGGTGATCGTTGTTTTGACGTTCATTGCAGATTGGAAGATCGGAATTGGAATTACGCTCTTATGGGTTGGAATTGTTGGATTCATCAGTTATTCTTCGGAATATTTGATTGATGAGACAAATCAATACATATCTGACTTATCTTATCGAATCAAAAAAGGTGAACAAGAGGCTTTAATTAAAATGCCTATTGGGATACTTCTATATAATAAGCAAGAAGAAATCCAATGGATGAACCCATATTTAATAAAGTATTTTGGTAAGAAAGATACGCTGGGAAGAAAGCTGAATGTGGTGGACGAGGAATTATATCAGCTTTTTAAAGAATCGCAGGACTATGTGATCCGCCGTGTGAAGTGGGGAAATCATTATTTTGATATGATCATTCAAGAGGATATCGGCGTCATTTATTTGATGGACATAACCGAATATGCCAAAATTGAAGAGAAGTACAAAGACGAAAAATTTGTTTTCGGGAATATCATTGTCGACAATTATGATGAGGCTGTCCAATCCATGAATGATCGGAAGCGATCGAATGTAAATAACTATTTGACAAACCAACTCACAAATTGGGCAAACATGAATAATGTCTTTTTGAAACGAGTGGATGATGACCGCTTTATAGCATTAACCAATATGCGTGCATTAAATAAAATAGAAGAAAATAATTTTGATATCATAAATCAAATAAGGGAAAGAACCTACAAGCAAAATTTTCCGTTGACATTGAGCATGGGTTTCTCATACGAGAAAAGTTTTGAGCAGACCAATTTTAAAGAAGTCGCCAAAATGGCGCAGTCGAACATTGATTTGGCCTTGGCAAGAGGTGGCGATCAAGTTGTTGTGAGGGCCGAGAGTGAAGATGCCCGTTTCTATGGCGGCAAAACGAATCCGATGGAAAAACGGACCCGTATCCGTGCGAGAATGATCAGCCAAGCTTTGGAAGAGCTCATTGTTCATGCCGATAAGGTGATCATCATGGGGCATAGTTATCCGGATATGGATGTCATCGGTTCCTGTTTAGGGATCCGCCGCATTTCTCAGATGAATAATCGGGAAGCCTGGATAGTGTTGGATCCACAACAATTTTCCAATGATGTGAACCGGATTATGCAGGAAATAGACAAGGATCCTTTGATTGCGAAGCGGATCATTTCGCCTGATCAAGCGATGGCGTTGGTAACGCCACAGACTCTTATTGTGATGGTTGATGTCCATCGCCCATCCATGACGCCGGCACCTGGACTTTTGAATCTGTCCAAAAAAATAGTCGTTTTGGATCATCACAGGCGCGGACAAGAGTTTCCGAAAGATTCTGTTTTGGTCTATATGGAACCTTATGCATCCTCAACGTCGGAGTTGATTGCAGAACTGTTCGAATATCAATCCAATGAAATGGATGCCATCAACAAAATAGAAGCGACAGCCATGCTGGCGGGGATCATAGTCGATACCCGCAATTTCAGTTTGAGGACCGGATCAAGGACTTTTGATGCTGCCAGTTATCTTCAGTCGAATGGAGCGGATACCGTTCTCATCCAGAAATCACTGAAAGAGGACTTGGATACTTACCTGCTGCGCAGTCATTTGTTGCAGACTATGGAATTTGTGAATGGTAATCTGGCGATTGTCCATGGGGAAGATGATAAAGTCTATGATACGGTCGTCGCTGCTCAAACAGCCGATACGATGTTATCGATGGAAGCAGTGGATGCTTCATTTGTCGTCACAAAACGCCAAGACGGCAGAGTCGGTATCAGCGCCAGAAGTCTGGGTCAATACAATGTGCAGACTGTCATGGAAAAATTAGGCGGCGGCGGACATTTATCCAATGCTGCTACGCAGATTGAGAATACGACAGTCCATGAAGTCGTTGAGAGACTGAAAGCAGTCATAAATCCAGAAAAAATCAAGGAAGGGGAATAA
- the rplI gene encoding 50S ribosomal protein L9: MKVVFLEDVKGKGKKGEVKDVADGYANFLIKNRKAEEANAATISALKGQKKAEEKKQAEELAAAQELKALLEKDESIIKLSAKIGEDGRLFGSITTKQVAEALHKQHNVKLDKRKIELESPIRALGFTKMPVKIHPEVTAMLTVQVTEG; this comes from the coding sequence ATGAAAGTTGTTTTTTTAGAGGACGTTAAAGGAAAAGGTAAAAAAGGGGAAGTCAAAGATGTTGCAGATGGCTATGCTAATTTCCTGATCAAAAACCGTAAAGCTGAAGAAGCGAACGCCGCGACTATTTCCGCATTGAAAGGCCAAAAGAAGGCTGAAGAGAAGAAGCAGGCTGAGGAGTTGGCAGCTGCCCAAGAATTAAAGGCACTTCTGGAGAAGGATGAATCAATCATCAAGTTGTCCGCAAAAATTGGCGAAGATGGTCGTTTGTTCGGGTCCATAACAACGAAACAGGTTGCTGAAGCATTACACAAGCAACACAATGTCAAATTGGATAAGCGAAAAATTGAATTAGAAAGTCCTATCCGCGCGTTGGGTTTCACGAAAATGCCCGTTAAAATTCATCCAGAAGTGACAGCGATGTTGACAGTGCAAGTGACTGAAGGTTAA
- the dnaB gene encoding replicative DNA helicase has product MEETLQDRIPPHSIEAEQSVLGSIFLDPETVVNVLEYLETSDFYRKNHQIIFDAILQLNNRNEAIDVVTIANELDTKNQLENAGGMEYLAELAVAVPTSANVEYYAKIVEEKSILRNLIRSATEIVRKGYEEGDELAVMLDSAEQNILQVSERRNRSGFIRISDVVSASLQNIESLAQQSDDVTGVPTGYIALDKMTAGLQKEELIILAARPAVGKTAFALNIAQNVATKADQVVAIFSLEMGAESLVNRMLCAEGNIDAGHLRTGQLSEEEWSNLIMAMGTLGQSKIFIDDTPGIRIAEIRAKSRRLLQEQGKLGLIVIDYLQLIEGNNRESRQQEVSDISRQLKKLAKELKVPVIALSQLSRGVEQRQDKRPVLSDIRESGSIEQDADIVAFLYRDDYYEREGGEEPERDEQENNVVEVIIEKNRSGARGTVKLLFKKEFNKFSSMSYMPEIS; this is encoded by the coding sequence ATGGAAGAAACACTTCAAGATCGCATCCCCCCTCATAGTATAGAAGCAGAGCAATCCGTTCTGGGCTCCATTTTTTTGGATCCTGAAACGGTTGTGAATGTTTTGGAATACCTTGAAACATCTGATTTTTACCGAAAAAATCATCAGATTATTTTTGATGCGATTTTGCAACTGAACAATCGGAATGAAGCGATAGACGTCGTCACCATCGCCAATGAGTTGGATACGAAGAACCAGCTTGAAAATGCTGGCGGAATGGAGTACTTGGCCGAATTGGCGGTTGCCGTGCCCACTTCAGCCAACGTGGAGTATTACGCCAAGATAGTGGAAGAGAAATCGATCTTGCGCAATCTGATCCGATCGGCTACAGAAATCGTCCGCAAAGGCTATGAAGAGGGTGACGAGCTCGCCGTCATGCTGGACAGTGCCGAACAGAATATCCTTCAGGTATCCGAACGGAGAAACCGATCCGGCTTCATCCGCATATCGGATGTCGTTTCGGCATCGCTGCAGAACATCGAATCGTTGGCTCAACAAAGCGATGATGTCACAGGGGTGCCAACCGGTTACATTGCTTTGGACAAAATGACGGCGGGACTCCAGAAAGAAGAGCTGATTATCCTGGCAGCCAGGCCAGCCGTAGGTAAGACCGCCTTTGCTCTGAATATCGCACAGAATGTCGCAACCAAAGCCGATCAGGTAGTTGCCATCTTCAGTTTGGAGATGGGGGCGGAGTCGTTGGTCAACCGGATGCTGTGTGCGGAAGGGAACATCGATGCCGGTCACTTGAGGACAGGGCAGCTTTCTGAAGAAGAGTGGTCCAACCTGATCATGGCGATGGGGACTTTGGGTCAGTCAAAAATCTTCATAGACGATACGCCGGGTATCCGGATTGCGGAAATCCGGGCAAAAAGTCGCCGTTTGCTGCAGGAACAGGGAAAACTGGGTCTCATCGTGATCGACTATCTGCAGCTGATTGAAGGGAACAACCGCGAAAGCCGTCAACAAGAAGTTTCCGACATTTCGCGTCAATTGAAGAAGTTGGCGAAGGAACTGAAAGTACCGGTCATCGCCCTTTCCCAATTGTCCCGTGGCGTGGAGCAAAGGCAAGACAAACGTCCGGTATTGAGCGATATCCGTGAATCAGGATCGATCGAGCAGGATGCCGATATCGTTGCTTTCCTGTACCGCGACGACTATTATGAACGTGAAGGCGGCGAAGAACCGGAACGGGATGAGCAGGAGAACAATGTCGTAGAGGTCATCATCGAAAAAAACCGGAGCGGGGCGCGGGGAACCGTCAAGCTCCTGTTCAAAAAGGAATTCAATAAATTTTCTTCGATGAGCTATATGCCGGAAATTAGTTGA
- a CDS encoding adenylosuccinate synthase: MTSVVVVGTQWGDEGKGKITDFLSENAEVIARYQGGDNAGHTIQFDGVTYKLHLIPSGIFYPEKISVIGNGVVVNPKSLIKELAYLKDHGINTDNLRISDRAHVILPYHIQLDQLQEDSKGENKIGTTIKGIGPAYMDKAARVGIRVADLLDKEIFEERLKINLEEKNRQFTKMFDSVEIKFEDIFEEYYQYGQEIKKYVCDTSVILNDVLDAGKRVLFEGAQGVMLDIDQGTYPFVTSSNPVAGGVTIGSGVGPTKIDKVVGVCKAYTSRVGDGPFPTELFDEVGNQIREVGREYGTTTGRPRRIGWFDAVVMRHSKRVSGITNLCLNSIDVLSGLETVKICTAYKNAEGELIYHYPASLKELAQCTPVYEELPGWSEDITGCRTLEELPENARNYVRRVQETVGVRISTFSVGPDRNQTNVLENVWASI, encoded by the coding sequence ATGACTTCAGTAGTAGTTGTTGGGACTCAATGGGGAGACGAAGGTAAAGGGAAGATTACAGATTTCCTTAGTGAGAATGCAGAAGTAATCGCTAGATATCAAGGCGGGGACAATGCTGGCCACACAATCCAGTTTGATGGCGTTACATACAAATTGCACTTAATTCCATCCGGCATTTTTTATCCAGAAAAAATCAGTGTGATCGGAAACGGTGTCGTTGTGAATCCAAAATCATTGATCAAAGAATTGGCATATTTGAAAGATCACGGCATCAACACGGATAACCTACGTATTTCCGACCGTGCCCACGTCATTTTGCCTTATCATATTCAATTGGATCAGCTTCAAGAGGATTCAAAAGGCGAAAACAAAATCGGTACGACCATCAAAGGTATCGGGCCAGCTTACATGGATAAAGCAGCGCGTGTCGGTATCCGGGTAGCTGATTTATTGGACAAAGAAATCTTTGAAGAGCGCCTGAAGATCAACTTGGAAGAAAAGAACCGTCAATTCACAAAAATGTTCGATTCTGTGGAAATCAAATTCGAAGATATTTTTGAAGAATACTATCAGTACGGACAAGAAATCAAAAAATATGTGTGTGATACATCCGTTATCCTGAACGATGTATTGGACGCAGGCAAACGCGTTTTATTCGAAGGCGCTCAAGGGGTTATGTTGGATATCGACCAAGGTACTTATCCATTCGTGACTTCTTCCAACCCTGTTGCTGGTGGCGTAACCATCGGTAGCGGTGTGGGCCCTACCAAGATCGACAAAGTTGTCGGTGTCTGCAAAGCATATACTTCCCGTGTCGGAGATGGCCCGTTCCCAACTGAATTGTTCGATGAAGTAGGAAACCAAATCCGCGAAGTCGGCCGTGAATACGGAACAACGACAGGCAGACCGCGCCGTATCGGCTGGTTCGACGCAGTTGTTATGCGTCATTCAAAACGCGTTTCAGGCATCACAAATCTGTGCTTGAACTCCATCGATGTTTTGAGCGGATTGGAAACCGTGAAAATCTGTACAGCCTACAAAAATGCTGAAGGCGAATTGATTTACCACTATCCAGCAAGCTTGAAGGAATTGGCTCAATGCACGCCTGTCTACGAAGAGCTTCCGGGCTGGAGCGAAGACATCACTGGTTGCCGTACTTTGGAAGAACTTCCAGAAAATGCACGCAACTATGTCCGTCGCGTTCAAGAAACAGTTGGCGTTCGCATCTCCACTTTCTCAGTGGGACCGGACCGCAACCAAACGAACGTATTGGAAAATGTTTGGGCAAGCATCTAA
- a CDS encoding Hsp20/alpha crystallin family protein, producing MSRLFPAYFRSPLFKEPFFDDPDFFEGIEYPSTDIKESDESYTVIADLPGMTKENIEVTFQDNVLTVEAKHEVSTEEKDDEKKYIRRERSSKHYKRQYVLKNVKKDAVSAAYENGVLTVTLEKETKESVPAVHKIEIK from the coding sequence ATGAGCAGATTATTTCCAGCCTATTTCAGATCCCCTCTTTTCAAAGAACCGTTTTTTGATGACCCTGACTTCTTTGAAGGCATTGAATACCCTAGTACAGACATCAAAGAATCAGACGAAAGTTACACCGTAATTGCAGATTTGCCGGGGATGACCAAAGAAAATATTGAAGTCACTTTCCAAGACAACGTTCTGACTGTCGAAGCGAAACACGAAGTATCCACAGAAGAAAAAGACGACGAAAAGAAATACATTCGCCGGGAGCGTTCAAGCAAACATTACAAACGTCAATATGTTTTGAAAAACGTCAAAAAGGATGCTGTCTCTGCCGCTTATGAGAATGGCGTTTTAACCGTCACTCTAGAAAAAGAAACAAAAGAATCCGTACCTGCTGTCCATAAAATCGAAATTAAATAA
- a CDS encoding sigma 54-interacting transcriptional regulator produces the protein MQRIEKVLEALGMLYEEKKQGITAEEIAYRLKSDRSNISRDLNRLHKEKRCYKEKTRPVRFFPCARKLPQQAAAPKATTRIVDMDNFLKKNPSLFHQIEQGKAAILYPGDGMHMLLLGETGVGKSLFADLLHKYGIQSGKLAGSSPFIQFNCADYAHNPQLLMSQLFGHAKGAYTGAETNKTGLLEKANGGILFLDEIHRLPIEGQEMLFTFIDRGVFRPLGESEKDRHASVLIIGATTEKKDTLLKTFIRRLPIIIDLPSLRERSIEERHQLFDTFVQQEVDQLGVPMYFSKNALKAFLHYKCELNIGQFRADIRIAFAKSYARFLAIKEDYLRVSSKDLPDYIRAGLLSSADHRQMWSKYEGTNRQAIQYLPSNAAVPEVIAPSESTIYREMNTRYRELEKNKASAEEIQKAMEHDLKTYFKLTGEKEQRFCNKENLIALVPDNIIKELEKILRHVTIKTGKVVSDKVFQMMAIHIYNLVKRSQQDHVLKNDMHEAIIDKYPEMYGVAKECMAILEADLGVHIPEEEASYIIMFLTHDEMNAIERLAKVQVIVIAHGSGIASALCDTANQLLNHEGAIGINARLDEEPQQVFERLVRYIKNHQITDDILLLVDMGSLTTFAGELEKLFPLKAESIPLVSTMHVLEASRKAMIGCSLREVYVETLKVNDYMAIYQDRKALEQVQQPKARPQATDSFHFRPLAIISICLTGEGTAVTIRDIIRKEISFDEKEITIVPINLVGKESIYARLQELTKEYEIICVISTFAIKTEYPTFELYTVMNRAGLQRIQDCIDEIYTYRSIKETILKYYDMPEIEELLSSIYRFNDEVNEMMSPSLFVSDKIGLSFHIIGMLRKIKRKEQIPRFEKGMVSFPQDKYVVPKIKNLFLDYFREHLEIINEDMLNHVAYAYLARSVSYIANG, from the coding sequence TTGCAGAGGATCGAAAAAGTGCTCGAGGCGTTGGGCATGCTTTATGAGGAGAAGAAGCAGGGCATAACGGCCGAAGAGATTGCTTATAGATTGAAAAGCGACAGAAGCAATATTTCGCGTGATCTGAATCGGCTACATAAAGAAAAACGCTGCTACAAAGAGAAAACCAGGCCGGTACGTTTTTTTCCGTGCGCACGCAAGCTGCCCCAACAGGCTGCAGCACCGAAGGCAACAACCAGAATCGTGGACATGGATAACTTCCTGAAGAAAAATCCCAGCCTTTTCCATCAGATCGAGCAAGGCAAGGCTGCCATCCTGTATCCAGGGGACGGTATGCATATGCTGTTGCTGGGCGAAACCGGCGTCGGCAAGTCGTTGTTCGCCGATTTGCTGCACAAATACGGCATCCAATCGGGGAAGCTGGCGGGATCTTCCCCCTTCATCCAGTTCAATTGCGCCGATTATGCCCATAATCCGCAGCTGTTGATGAGCCAACTGTTTGGTCATGCAAAAGGGGCTTATACGGGTGCGGAGACAAATAAGACAGGGCTGCTCGAGAAGGCGAACGGCGGCATCCTATTTTTGGATGAAATCCACCGGTTGCCGATCGAAGGGCAGGAGATGCTATTCACTTTCATCGACCGCGGTGTTTTCCGGCCGCTCGGTGAATCCGAAAAAGATCGCCACGCCAGTGTCCTGATCATCGGAGCGACGACCGAAAAAAAGGACACGCTTCTGAAGACCTTCATCCGCAGACTGCCGATCATCATCGACCTGCCGAGTTTGAGGGAAAGGTCGATCGAGGAACGCCATCAGCTGTTTGATACGTTCGTTCAGCAGGAAGTCGATCAGTTGGGGGTACCGATGTATTTCAGCAAGAATGCGCTGAAAGCTTTTCTGCATTACAAATGCGAATTGAACATCGGGCAGTTCAGAGCGGATATCCGGATCGCTTTCGCGAAAAGCTATGCCCGTTTCTTGGCCATCAAGGAGGATTATCTGAGAGTCAGCAGCAAAGATCTGCCGGATTATATCCGGGCGGGGCTGCTCAGCAGTGCGGATCACCGCCAGATGTGGTCGAAATACGAGGGGACGAACCGACAGGCGATCCAGTATCTGCCTTCCAACGCTGCCGTTCCGGAAGTCATTGCGCCGAGCGAAAGCACCATCTATCGGGAAATGAACACACGCTACCGGGAATTGGAGAAGAACAAAGCCAGTGCGGAAGAAATCCAAAAAGCGATGGAGCACGACCTGAAGACCTATTTCAAATTGACCGGGGAAAAAGAACAACGCTTCTGCAACAAGGAAAATCTGATTGCGCTCGTGCCGGACAACATCATCAAGGAACTCGAAAAAATCCTCCGCCATGTCACGATCAAGACCGGCAAGGTAGTGAGCGATAAAGTCTTCCAGATGATGGCGATCCATATCTATAACCTTGTGAAGCGAAGCCAACAGGATCATGTGCTGAAAAACGATATGCATGAAGCGATCATCGATAAATATCCGGAGATGTACGGTGTCGCGAAAGAATGCATGGCTATTTTGGAAGCGGATCTGGGTGTGCATATTCCGGAAGAGGAAGCGAGTTACATCATCATGTTCCTGACCCACGATGAGATGAATGCGATTGAAAGGTTGGCGAAAGTGCAGGTCATCGTGATTGCGCACGGATCGGGGATTGCCTCGGCGCTTTGCGACACGGCGAACCAACTGCTGAACCACGAGGGTGCCATCGGGATCAATGCGCGCTTGGATGAGGAGCCCCAGCAAGTGTTCGAAAGGCTGGTCCGTTACATCAAAAACCATCAGATTACGGATGATATCCTGCTGCTGGTGGATATGGGGAGCCTGACGACTTTTGCGGGTGAATTGGAGAAACTGTTCCCACTGAAGGCGGAGTCCATCCCATTGGTGAGCACGATGCATGTCCTCGAAGCCAGCAGAAAAGCGATGATCGGCTGCAGTCTGCGTGAGGTGTATGTAGAAACGCTGAAGGTGAACGACTATATGGCCATCTATCAGGACAGGAAGGCGTTGGAACAGGTGCAGCAACCGAAAGCGCGGCCGCAAGCCACCGATTCGTTCCACTTCCGACCGTTGGCGATCATTTCGATCTGCCTGACCGGCGAGGGGACGGCCGTAACGATCCGTGACATCATCCGCAAGGAGATTTCCTTCGATGAGAAGGAAATCACGATCGTGCCGATCAATCTCGTCGGCAAGGAGAGCATTTATGCGCGCCTTCAGGAATTGACGAAGGAATACGAGATCATCTGTGTCATCAGCACCTTTGCGATCAAAACGGAGTATCCGACCTTTGAACTGTACACAGTCATGAACCGGGCGGGACTGCAGCGGATCCAGGACTGCATCGACGAAATCTATACATACCGTTCGATCAAGGAAACGATCCTGAAGTATTACGACATGCCCGAAATAGAGGAGCTGCTGTCCAGCATTTATCGCTTCAACGATGAAGTGAACGAAATGATGAGCCCTTCCCTGTTCGTGAGCGACAAGATCGGCCTTTCCTTCCATATCATCGGCATGCTGCGGAAAATCAAACGCAAGGAACAGATTCCGCGTTTTGAGAAAGGGATGGTTTCGTTCCCGCAGGACAAGTATGTCGTTCCGAAGATCAAAAATCTTTTCCTGGATTATTTCCGGGAGCATCTTGAAATCATCAACGAAGACATGCTGAACCATGTCGCCTACGCTTATCTGGCCCGAAGTGTGTCCTACATAGCGAACGGCTGA
- a CDS encoding PTS lactose/cellobiose transporter subunit IIA: MEDEEKIIMQLIIHGGDARAYSMKAIQAAEKGEFMEADKLMGEAKVSLNKAHDLQTTIIQEEIRGKPTSTTLLMVHAQDHVMNAMTVRDLAEHLIQLREEVHLFHTQKVSQEEIA; this comes from the coding sequence TTGGAAGATGAGGAAAAGATCATCATGCAGCTGATCATCCATGGTGGGGATGCCCGCGCGTACAGCATGAAGGCCATCCAAGCCGCCGAAAAGGGCGAGTTTATGGAAGCCGACAAATTGATGGGGGAGGCGAAGGTTTCCCTGAACAAAGCGCATGATCTGCAGACTACGATTATCCAAGAAGAAATCAGAGGCAAACCGACCAGCACCACGCTGCTGATGGTCCACGCACAGGATCATGTGATGAATGCCATGACCGTGAGGGATCTGGCGGAGCACCTGATCCAATTGAGAGAAGAAGTCCATTTGTTCCACACACAAAAAGTGAGCCAGGAGGAGATCGCATGA
- a CDS encoding PTS sugar transporter subunit IIB — protein MTLSIMLACAGGFSTSMLVERMKDAAKEKGMEVTIDATAEGKVDKLIQNIDILLLGPQVGYMEESFKKKYSGHPVAIATIPSMDYGMMNGKKVLADALNLLNK, from the coding sequence ATGACACTATCGATTATGTTGGCCTGTGCGGGAGGTTTTTCGACCAGCATGCTGGTCGAACGGATGAAGGATGCGGCAAAAGAAAAAGGGATGGAGGTCACGATTGATGCCACGGCGGAGGGAAAAGTGGATAAGCTGATCCAGAACATCGACATCCTTTTGCTGGGCCCGCAAGTCGGGTATATGGAGGAAAGCTTCAAAAAGAAGTACAGTGGCCATCCGGTCGCGATCGCCACGATTCCTTCAATGGATTACGGCATGATGAACGGCAAAAAAGTATTGGCGGATGCTTTAAATTTATTAAACAAATAG